CCAAACCTTCGGGAAATAAAGCACATCACTATGGTCTGCCCACTCAAAATAAGCGTCTTCCAGTTCCTTTGCCATTTCAGGGTATTCCTTTATCAGATTATGTTGTTCTGTGCGGTCTTCTTTGATATTATAGAGTTCCCATTCATCACCTCTAAAATTCGCAGAGACCAGTTTCCAGTCACCTTTGCGTACCATACGATTACCTTCATGTTCCGCATAGATATAACGGTCCGGCATTTCTTCACCGCGTACAATAGGAAGGATTGACTTGCCCGGTGTAGGTACAATCTTTCTTCCTTCGTATTCTTCGGGATATTTAGTCCCTGCCAGTTCGATGCAAGTTGCCATGATATCCGAGAATTGTGCCGGTTGATGGTCAATACTGCCTTTGTGCTTAATCTGTTTACCCCACTGGATAATGCAAGGAGTGGATATTCCACCTTCATGCGCATAATGTTTATAAAGTGTAAATGGGGTACAACAAACGTTTGCCCAGCCGGTTCCGTAATGATGATAAGTTCCCGGTAGTCCCATCTGGTCTAATTCAGCACCAACATGAGTATGATATTCTGTTCCAGTTTGCTTGTCGAAACCAAATTCATGCCATTCGGCACAAGCTCCGTTGTCCGACATGAACATGATAAATGTATTATCCAGTTCACCGTTCTTCTGTAAAGTATCCAATACCCGACCAATATTGGTATCCATAATATCTATCATGGCAGCATAAATAGCCATACGGCGAGCCAGGTCAGTCTGCTGTTCCTTTGTTAAAGAATCCCAGGCAGGCAGCGGATGTGTCTCATCCTCAAACAAACTTTCGGGAACAACACCACGCGGGCTTAATGCTGGTTTTCCTTGCAAAAGCCCCATCTTTACTATTCGTTTCCAACGTTGATCTCGAATCTTATCCCAACCCTGCAGGTAAATCTTCATATATTTATCCGTTACTTCTTTCGGAGCGTGCAACGGAAAATGAGCAGCATTGTATGCCAAATACAGAAACAAAGGTTTTTCTTCCTGATGTGCCTGATTAATAAAGTCTATGGCATAATCGGTTATTACGTTAGTAGCATAAAATTCTCCCTCTTTATATTGACGTGGGTTACGATCCTTAGGCAATCGGGTATATACGTCCGGATTCCAAAAAGAATTGAATCCACCTAACAAACCATAATATTCCAGGAAACCTCGGTTTATCGGATTGGCGGTTTTGCCCAGATGCCATTTACCGGACATGGCTGTGAAATATCCGGCATCTTTTAATACTTCGGCAATGGTAACGTTGTCAGAATTGGAACGAAAGCCGGCATATCCTTTCGGCCATGCCGGACGGGTTGCATCCATGTGTCCTAACCCTGTCTGATGCGGATAAAGTCCGGTTAATAAATTGGCACGTGACGGACAACTCCGCGCACTGTTATACATTTGTGTCATACGGACACCCTGTTTGGCCATCTTATCCAATACCGGTGTCTGTACTTCTCCTCCGTAGCAACCTAAATCGGAGAAACCCAGATCGTCCGCCAATATAACAATGATATTAGGCTTTTCTTGTGCAAAAGTCATTGCTCCGAAAGCCAATCCCCCGGTTATCAATAGTGATGTTTTCATTTTGCCTGATAATTGTGATTAGGTTTAAATTTTCCGTTTTCATAAAGCATCGGAATCAATCCCGGCCGACATGTCACTTTATATTCGGCCGCCTGTGCGCCACGAGGGTTAAAAAACATGGTTGCCCACCAGTTGCCATCCTTATCCTGAAACAGATTGTTGTGTCCGCCGCCGGTAATTGCGTTATACCGTTTACCATAAGGACCATATACATTGTCGGCAGTGGCAATGATACAATCATAGCTATAACGAGTTTTCTTATTAGTTAACCCTTCCTTCTCGACATAAGTGTCCCCCTTCACCGTGCGGTGTGCCCAGATAGCTTGTACCAAATGATATTTTCCATCATATTTAAAGATGAATGCTCCTTCAACATACGGCTCCGGAGAGTATTTACTTTCTTTTAATGTCTTTATCTCTTCTGCCAAACCACTCATATCTGGTTTCATGCGTGCTATATAGTGGTTGTGACCGACAAAATATACGGTACCATCCGTATCTTCAAACAGGCTTCCGTCAATGTTTGGAAAAATGGCTTTATCCTCGTTACCTTCGATATTTTCATAAGGTCCCTCCGGCTTCCCGGTAGTACTCCGCAGAATAAAAGAGCCTCTTCCGCCTGCCGATTGATTCATGCAGGCTACAATAAACCAATTTTTCGCACTCTTTATATAGTGCATTTCCGGTGCCCATACAGCGTGGAAACGGTTATCCATCGGATCATTATTGATAGACTTCTTCGCATATTTCTCTCCCTCTTTATATACTTTGGGATCTTTCTGCCAGGTACCGTCTTTTTCCATTGACCAGATTCGTCCCATGGCTTCCCATATCTTCAGGTCTTTGGAGCGCCAAAGATACAAACCGTCATTCCAATCCCAGCAATGTCTCTGTCCCGGAAAGTGACGGTCGGGGGTAGAAGTGGTTCCAGTGATATAGTAGTAACCGTCGGGGCCTAGTGTTGCCCATGTGTCACGCATCCAGTAGTCAAATGCCGGTTGAACAGATTTTGGGACACGCAGCTCCGGAGCGTTTGTATCAGCAGTTCCATATGCTTGTGCCGATGCTGTGCTGACTGAGACAAATCCTGTCAGTAAAGCAAGTCCTAATCGCAATATAAATTTCATAGATTACAGTTTTATTATTTACGGATACAAAAGTAGACTGTTACAGGATTGAGCTCATGGAACAATGTCTTTAATATCCGTCAATATGTACATTCTTTTGATTTATTATTGTTCGGGTTGGAGATAATTATAAGGATCCTGTTTAAAATGATAACGTTTCCGGGGAAGAGGGAGTGGATCCTGCAGACGTAATTCCCATGCGACTAACTTCGTCAGAAGCTCTGTCTGAACAGCAGTGTATTTCTTTTTACCAAACAGGTTATCTACTTCCGAAGGATCTTTCTTAAGATTATATAGTTCTCCGTTTCCATAGTTATCCATCACCAGTTTCCAGTCGTCTTTTCTGACCATACGAGAGGTACCGCTTTGAGTCCAGGTATTGAGTTCATCAAAGTATGCAATCTTACCCGGCGTCAATGCCCCTTCCTGTTCGAAAGTAAGAGAAGAATCCAGTCCGACATGTGCTCCTCCAAAACCTTGTTGTACGACAATGCTGGAAAACTCTTCTTTGGGGTATTCTTTTCCGGTCAACATCGGCCATAAGCTACGACCTTGAACACCAGCCGGAATCTTGGCACCGATTGCAGAACAAAGAGTAGGAAAAATATCAGCAATTGACACATGGCTAT
This sequence is a window from Bacteroides thetaiotaomicron VPI-5482. Protein-coding genes within it:
- a CDS encoding arylsulfatase; this encodes MKTSLLITGGLAFGAMTFAQEKPNIIVILADDLGFSDLGCYGGEVQTPVLDKMAKQGVRMTQMYNSARSCPSRANLLTGLYPHQTGLGHMDATRPAWPKGYAGFRSNSDNVTIAEVLKDAGYFTAMSGKWHLGKTANPINRGFLEYYGLLGGFNSFWNPDVYTRLPKDRNPRQYKEGEFYATNVITDYAIDFINQAHQEEKPLFLYLAYNAAHFPLHAPKEVTDKYMKIYLQGWDKIRDQRWKRIVKMGLLQGKPALSPRGVVPESLFEDETHPLPAWDSLTKEQQTDLARRMAIYAAMIDIMDTNIGRVLDTLQKNGELDNTFIMFMSDNGACAEWHEFGFDKQTGTEYHTHVGAELDQMGLPGTYHHYGTGWANVCCTPFTLYKHYAHEGGISTPCIIQWGKQIKHKGSIDHQPAQFSDIMATCIELAGTKYPEEYEGRKIVPTPGKSILPIVRGEEMPDRYIYAEHEGNRMVRKGDWKLVSANFRGDEWELYNIKEDRTEQHNLIKEYPEMAKELEDAYFEWADHSDVLYFPKVWNTYNKGRRKDFKEYRDK
- a CDS encoding family 43 glycosylhydrolase, whose amino-acid sequence is MKFILRLGLALLTGFVSVSTASAQAYGTADTNAPELRVPKSVQPAFDYWMRDTWATLGPDGYYYITGTTSTPDRHFPGQRHCWDWNDGLYLWRSKDLKIWEAMGRIWSMEKDGTWQKDPKVYKEGEKYAKKSINNDPMDNRFHAVWAPEMHYIKSAKNWFIVACMNQSAGGRGSFILRSTTGKPEGPYENIEGNEDKAIFPNIDGSLFEDTDGTVYFVGHNHYIARMKPDMSGLAEEIKTLKESKYSPEPYVEGAFIFKYDGKYHLVQAIWAHRTVKGDTYVEKEGLTNKKTRYSYDCIIATADNVYGPYGKRYNAITGGGHNNLFQDKDGNWWATMFFNPRGAQAAEYKVTCRPGLIPMLYENGKFKPNHNYQAK